Proteins encoded in a region of the Carassius auratus strain Wakin chromosome 21, ASM336829v1, whole genome shotgun sequence genome:
- the LOC113038767 gene encoding receptor-type tyrosine-protein phosphatase alpha-like yields MQVSFLQGSMGVYPLLLLLHVAYVALSTAQILPDPSGAVVTAKPTQPPPTSISIVTQAPPSSTPSSAPSPELVATTALNDSAGVVTPEVPAPPAVSTKAPATPSTPSAAPPSLTTTGVLATTEPPTPDLTPTQSTSEPETGTPSAPAETTTADITKPPDDGGQDDTAIMAVMVALSSLLVIVFIIIILYMLRFKKYKQAGSHSNSFRLTNGRADDTELQSVPLLARSPSTNRKYPPLHVDKLEEEMNRRMADDNKLFREEFNSLPVCPIQASCDAASKEENKEKNRYVNILPYDHSRVHLTSLEGVPDSDYINASYINGYQEKNKFIAAQGPKEETVNDFWRMIWEQNTATIVMVTNLKERKECKCAQYWPDQGCWTYGNIRVSVEDMMVLVDYTIRKFCIQQVGDVSGKKPQRLVTQFHFTSWPDFGVPFTPIGMLKFLKKVKNCNPQYAGPIVVHCSAGVGRTGTFIVIDAMLDMMGAERKVDVFGFVTRIRAQRCQMVQTDMQYVFIFQALLEHYLYGDTELEVTSLESHLNKLYAPLPGAGCGGMEAEFKKLTSIKIQNDKMRTGNLPANMKKNRVLQIIPYEFNRVIIPVKRGEENTDYINASFIDGYRQKDSYMACQGPLQHTIEDFWRMIWEWRSCSIVMLTELEERGQEKCAQYWASDGVMVCGDMSIELKREEESESYTVRDLLVTNNRENKARAVRQFHFHGWPEVGIPSDGKGMINIIAAVQKQQQQSGNHPITVHCSAGAGRTGTFCALSTVLERVKAEGILDVFQTVKSLRLQRPHMVQTLEQYEFCYKVVQEYIDAFSDYANFK; encoded by the exons ATGCAGGTTTCGTTTCTACAG GGCAGTATGGGTGTGTATCCTCTGCTCCTGCTACTCCATGTGGCCTATGTGGCCCTCAGCACGGCCCAGATACTCCCTGACCCTTCAG gtgCAGTCGTGACCGCCAAACCTACACAACCCCCTCCCACATCTATCTCTATAGTCACCCAGGCACCCCCATCATCCACCCCATCTTCAGCACCGTCCCCTGAACTTGTTGCAACAACAGCACTCAATGACTCTGCAGGCGTGGTGACCCCAGAGGTTCCTGCCCCTCCAGCTGTCTCTACCAAGGCACCAGCCACCCCCTCAACCCCATCTGCTGCACCACCGTCCCTCACCACCACTGGAGTTTTGGCTACAACAGAGCCCCCTACACCTGATCTGACACCCACTCAATCCACGTCAGAGCCTGAGACGGGCACCCCGTCTGCCCCTGCAGAGACCACCACAGCTGACATCACCAAGCCTCCAG ATGATGGTGGGCAAG ATGACACGGCTATAATGGCAGTGATGGTCGCCCTGTCCTCTCTGCTGGTCAtcgtcttcatcatcatcatcctgtaTATGCTCAG GTTTAAGAAGTACAAGCAGGCAGGGAGCCACTCCAATTCCTTCCGCCTCACCAACGGCAGAGCTGACGACACAG AACTTCAGAGTGTGCCGCTATTGGCCCGCTCTCCTAGTACCAACAGGAAGTACCCGCCCCTTCATGTCGACAAGCTGGAGGAGGAAATGAACCGGCGAATGGCCGATGACAATAAACTCTTCCGGGAAGAATTCAAC TCGTTGCCTGTATGTCCCATTCAGGCCTCATGTGACGCTGCCTCGAAGGAGGAGAATAAAGAGAAGAACAGATATGTCAACATCCTGCCCT ATGATCATTCTAGGGTGCATTTGACTTCTCTGGAGGGAGTTCCTGACTCCGACTACATCAACGCTTCCTACATAAAC ggataCCAGGAGAAAAACAAATTTATTGCGGCACAAG GACCAAAAGAGGAAACGGTCAATGACTTCTGGAGGATGATCTGGGAACAGAACACTGCCACCATCGTAATGGTAACCAATCTGAAAGAAAGGAAAGAG TGTAAATGCGCTCAGTACTGGCCTGACCAGGGATGCTGGACCTATGGAAATATCCGCGTGTCGGTGGAGGACATGATGGTTCTGGTTGACTATACCATCCGCAAGTTCTGCATTCAGCAG gtgGGTGATGTGTCTGGTAAGAAGCCTCAGAGGCTGGTCACACAGTTTCACTTCACCAGCTGGCCTGATTTCGGGGTTCCCTTCACTCCCATTGGCATGCTGAAGTTCCTTAAGAAGGTCAAGAACTGCAACCCACAGTATGCTGGACCCATAGTGGTTCACTGCAG TGCTGGTGTTGGCAGGACAGGGACCTTCATTGTGATAGATGCTATGCTGGACATGATGGGGGCAGAGAGAAAGGTTGACGTCTTCGGATTTGTCACACGGATCAGAGCCCAGCGCTGTCAGATGGTCCAGACTGAT ATGCAGTATGTGTTTATTTTCCAAGCTTTGCTAGAGCACTACCTGTACGGAGACACAGAGTTAGAAGTGACGTCTCTGGAGTCACACCTGAATAAGCTGTACGCTCCTTTACCTGGAGCCGGCTGTGGAGGAATGGAGGCAGAGTTCAAG aaACTTACCTCCATTAAAATCCAGAACGACAAGATGAGAACGGGGAACTTGCCTGCCAACATGAAGAAAAACCGTGTTTTGCAAATCATTCCAT ATGAGTTTAACAGAGTGATCATCCCTGTAAAACGAGGGGAGGAGAACACCGACTACATTAACGCCTCTTTTATAGAT ggttaTAGGCAAAAGGACTCGTACATGGCATGTCAGGGGCCGCTGCAGCACACTATTGAAGACTTCTGGAGGATGATCTGGGAGTGGAGAAGCTGCTCTATCGTTATGCTGACCGAGCTGGAGGAGAGAGGACAG GAGAAGTGCGCTCAGTATTGGGCTAGTGACGGTGTGATGGTTTGTGGAGACATGTCCATCGAGTTGAAGAGGGAGGAGGAAAGTGAAAGCTACACTGTCAGAGACCTTCTCGTTACCAATAACAGA GAAAATAAGGCTCGCGCTGTGAGGCAGTTTCATTTCCATGGCTGGCCAGAGGTGGGCATCCCGTCTGATGGGAAGGGTATGATCAACATCATCGCTGCAGTTcagaaacagcagcagcagtctgGAAACCACCCAATCACTGTGCACTGCAG TGCCGGAGCGGGGCGCACAGGGACGTTCTGTGCTCTGAGCACGGTCCTGGAGCGGGTGAAGGCAGAGGGCATTCTGGACGTTTTTCAGACGGTGAAGAGCCTAAGACTACAGAGACCGCACATGGTGCAGACACTG GAGCAGTACGAGTTCTGCTACAAAGTGGTCCAGGAATACATTGATGCCTTCTCTGACTACGCCAACTTCAAGTAA
- the LOC113038769 gene encoding isocitrate dehydrogenase [NAD] subunit beta, mitochondrial-like isoform X2 encodes MAAALRGSLVTLAKGLSVVRLQPLCVRSLSVTSSQNVSESPPARADSTFKVTMLPGDGVGPELMTAVKEVFKAADIPVEFEEFHLSEVQNMASEEKLEEVLSSMKNNRVAIKGKIHTPMEYKGELTSYEMRLRRKLDLFANVVHVNSLPGYITRHNNLDLVIIREQTEGEYSSLEHESVSGVVECLKIITREKSRRIAKFAFDYATKKGRSKVTAVHKANIMKLGDGLFLQSCAEVAELYPKIKYENIIIDNCCMQLVQNPYQFDVLVMPNLYGNIIDNLAAGLVGGAGVVPGESFSAEYAVFETGARHPFAQAVGRNIANPTAMLLSASNMLRHLNLEYHSNMVSEAVKKVIKQGKVRTSDLGGYATSDEFTRAVISNLAI; translated from the exons ATGGCGGCCGCGTTGAGAGGGAGTCTCGTAACACTGGCCAAG GGTCTGAGTGTTGTCCGGTTGCAGCCGTTGTGTGTCCGCTCTTTGAGTGTGACCTCCAGTCAGAATGTTTCGGAGAGTCCCCCGGCACGGGCCGACAGCACCTTCAAGGTCACCATGCTCCCTGGAGATGGAGTTGGACCGGAGCTGATGACTGCTGTCAAAGAGGttttcaag GCAGCCGATATTCCTGTGGAGTTTGAGGAGTTTCACTTGAGCGAGGTGCAGAACATGGCCAGCGAGGAGAAACTGGAAGAGGTGTTGTCCTCCATGAAGAACAACAGAGTCGCCATCAAGG gAAAGATTCACACTCCCATGGAGTACAAGGGTGAACTGACATCATATGAGATGAGACTGAG GAGAAAGCTGGACCTGTTTGCCAATGTTGTTCATGTGAACAGTCTGCCTGGCTACATCACTCGCCACAATAACCTGGATCTGGTCATCATACGGGAGCAGACGGAGGGAGAATACAGCTCTCTGGAGCATGAG AGTGTTTCAGGAGTGGTTGAGTGCCTGAAGATCATCACCAGGGAGAAATCTCGGCGTATCGCTAAATTTGCGTTCGACTACGCCACCAAGAAAGGCCGCAGCAAAGTGACCGCTGTACACAAAGCAAACATTAT GAAACTCGGGGATGGCCTCTTCCTGCAGAGCTGTGCAGAAGTGGCTGAACTTTATCCCaagattaaatatgaaaacatcatCATTGATAACTGCTGCATGCAG CTGGTGCAGAATCCTTATCAGTTTGATGTGTTAGTGATGCCAAATCTCTACGGCAACATCATCGATAACCTGGCAGCAGGGCTGGTGGGCGGAGCCGGCGTAGTTCCAGGCGAGAGTTTCAGTGCAGAATATGCTGTGTTTGAAACG GGTGCCAGACATCCCTTCGCTCAGGCTGTAGGCAGGAATATCGCAAACCCTACTGCTATGCTCCTCAGTGCATCCAACATGCTGAGACACCTCAA tcttgaaTATCACTCAAACATGGTGTCTGAGGCTGTCAAGAAAGTTATCAAGCAGGGCAAG GTTCGCACCTCAGACCTGGGAGGCTACGCGACAAGTGATGAGTTCACCAGGGCTGTCATCTCTAATCTGGCCATCTAA
- the LOC113038769 gene encoding isocitrate dehydrogenase [NAD] subunit beta, mitochondrial-like isoform X1 yields MAAALRGSLVTLAKGLSVVRLQPLCVRSLSVTSSQNVSESPPARADSTFKVTMLPGDGVGPELMTAVKEVFKAADIPVEFEEFHLSEVQNMASEEKLEEVLSSMKNNRVAIKGKIHTPMEYKGELTSYEMRLRRKLDLFANVVHVNSLPGYITRHNNLDLVIIREQTEGEYSSLEHESVSGVVECLKIITREKSRRIAKFAFDYATKKGRSKVTAVHKANIMKLGDGLFLQSCAEVAELYPKIKYENIIIDNCCMQLVQNPYQFDVLVMPNLYGNIIDNLAAGLVGGAGVVPGESFSAEYAVFETGARHPFAQAVGRNIANPTAMLLSASNMLRHLNLEYHSNMVSEAVKKVIKQGKVRTRDLGGYSTTGDFVRAVVDNLRHRTV; encoded by the exons ATGGCGGCCGCGTTGAGAGGGAGTCTCGTAACACTGGCCAAG GGTCTGAGTGTTGTCCGGTTGCAGCCGTTGTGTGTCCGCTCTTTGAGTGTGACCTCCAGTCAGAATGTTTCGGAGAGTCCCCCGGCACGGGCCGACAGCACCTTCAAGGTCACCATGCTCCCTGGAGATGGAGTTGGACCGGAGCTGATGACTGCTGTCAAAGAGGttttcaag GCAGCCGATATTCCTGTGGAGTTTGAGGAGTTTCACTTGAGCGAGGTGCAGAACATGGCCAGCGAGGAGAAACTGGAAGAGGTGTTGTCCTCCATGAAGAACAACAGAGTCGCCATCAAGG gAAAGATTCACACTCCCATGGAGTACAAGGGTGAACTGACATCATATGAGATGAGACTGAG GAGAAAGCTGGACCTGTTTGCCAATGTTGTTCATGTGAACAGTCTGCCTGGCTACATCACTCGCCACAATAACCTGGATCTGGTCATCATACGGGAGCAGACGGAGGGAGAATACAGCTCTCTGGAGCATGAG AGTGTTTCAGGAGTGGTTGAGTGCCTGAAGATCATCACCAGGGAGAAATCTCGGCGTATCGCTAAATTTGCGTTCGACTACGCCACCAAGAAAGGCCGCAGCAAAGTGACCGCTGTACACAAAGCAAACATTAT GAAACTCGGGGATGGCCTCTTCCTGCAGAGCTGTGCAGAAGTGGCTGAACTTTATCCCaagattaaatatgaaaacatcatCATTGATAACTGCTGCATGCAG CTGGTGCAGAATCCTTATCAGTTTGATGTGTTAGTGATGCCAAATCTCTACGGCAACATCATCGATAACCTGGCAGCAGGGCTGGTGGGCGGAGCCGGCGTAGTTCCAGGCGAGAGTTTCAGTGCAGAATATGCTGTGTTTGAAACG GGTGCCAGACATCCCTTCGCTCAGGCTGTAGGCAGGAATATCGCAAACCCTACTGCTATGCTCCTCAGTGCATCCAACATGCTGAGACACCTCAA tcttgaaTATCACTCAAACATGGTGTCTGAGGCTGTCAAGAAAGTTATCAAGCAGGGCAAG GTGAGGACGCGAGACCTGGGGGGTTACAGCACCACTGGTGACTTTGTCCGTGCGGTTGTGGACAACCTGCGCCATCGGACTGTTTGA
- the p2rx4a gene encoding P2X purinoceptor 4a, producing the protein MSEKGCCDSVGECFFDYHTSKILVIRSKKVGTLNRFTQALVIAYVIGYVCVLKKGYQDTDTVLSSVSTKVKGIALTNTSELGERIWDVADYIIPPQEDGSFFVLTNMIITPNQTQSKCAENPTPASICTSHRDCKRGFNDARGDGVRTGRCVDYNDTVKSCEVLSWCPLEKIVEPPNPPLLADAENFTVLIKNSIRYPKFNFNKRNILPNVNSSYLTQCVFSRKTDPDCPIFRLKDIVEEANEDFQTMAVHGGVMGVQILWDCDLDMPQSWCVPRYTFRRLDNKDPENNVAPGYNFRFAKYYKDSDGTETRTLIKGYGIRFDVLVFGQAGKFNIIPTLLNIGAGLALLGLVNVICDWIVLTFMTRKQHYKEQKYTYVDDYGLLSNEET; encoded by the exons ATGAGCGAAAAGGGTTGCTGTGATTCAGTAGGCGAGTGTTTTTTTGACTACCACACGTCAAAAATATTGGTAATAAGAAGTAAGAAAGTGGGAACGCTGAATCGGTTCACTCAAGCTTTAGTCATAGCCTACGTGATCGG gtatgtgtgtgttcttAAGAAAGGCTACCAGGACACGGACACCGTCCTCAGCTCTGTCAGCACCAAAGTAAAAGGCATTGCACTGACAAACACCAGTGAGCTGGGTGAAAGGATCTGGGATGTGGCTGACTACATCATCCCACCTCAG GAGGATGGATCATTCTTTGTGCTGACCAATATGATCATCACACCAAATCAAACACAGTCAAAATGTGCTGAG AATCCGACCCCAGCATCCATATGCACTTCTCACAGGGACTGCAAAAGAGGCTTCAATGATGCTCGTGGAGATG gtgTTCGAACAGGCAGATGTGTCGATTACAATGACACAGTGAAGAGTTGTGAAGTGCTGTCCTGGTGTCCTTTAGAGAAGATTGTTGAACCCCCAAa TCCACCACTTCTGGCAGATGCTGAAAACTTCACAGTACTCATAAAAAATAGCATTCGTTATCCCAAATTCAATTTCAACAA AAGGAATATCCTACCAAATGTAAATAGCTCCTACTTGACACAGTGTGTGTTCAGCCGTAAGACAGACCCTGACTGCCCTATCTTCAGACTCAAAGACATCGTTGAAGAGGCTAATGAGGATTTTCAGACCATGGCAGTCCAT GGGGGAGTGATGGGAGTGCAGATCCTGTGGGATTGTGACCTTGACATGCCACAGAGCTGGTGTGTGCCTCGCTACACTTTCCGCAGGCTAGATAACAAAGACCCTGAAAATAACGTGGCCCCCGGATACAACTTCAG atttgctaaatattacaaGGACAGCGATGGCACAGAGACTAGGACACTTATCAAGGGTTATGGAATTCGCTTTGACGTCTTGGTATTTGGCCAG GCCGGAAAATTTAATATCATACCAACACTTCTGAACATAGGTGCAGGCTTGGCACTTTTAGGCTTG GTGAATGTTATCTGTGATTGGATTGTCCTGACATTTATGACAAGAAAGCAACATTACAAAGAGCAGAAGTATACATATGTAGATGACTATGGACTT TTATCCAATGAAGAAACATAG
- the LOC113038770 gene encoding glutathione S-transferase theta-3, with amino-acid sequence MSLEIYLDLFSQPCRSVYIFAKKNNIQFDHKKISLFEGYQYSEEYGKINQLRKAPALKDGDFCLAESVAIMLYLAEKFHTPDHWYPADLQKRARVNEYLSWQHSAIRMHGSKMFWFKLLIPKALGVEITKEKMDNAVDDLNASLNIFEEKFLQDRPFVVGDQISLADLVAIVEIMQPVGAGMDVFENRPKLKAWKDRVRAEIGDELFDEAHQAILYAQETVKTMDPKKMEHFKPKILRYFLS; translated from the exons ATGTCTTTGGAAATTTACTTGGATCTGTTTTCGCAGCCATGTCGCTCTGTTTACATTTTTGCCAAGAAAAACAACATCCAGTTCGACCACAAGAAGATTTCGCTTTTTGAAG GTTATCAGTATAGTGAAGAATATGGAAAAATCAACCAGCTAAGAAAAGCACCAGCACTCAAAGATGGAGACTTTTGCTTGGCTGAAAG TGTTGCGATCATGCTGTACCTGGCTGAGAAGTTCCACACTCCAGACCACTGGTACCCAGCTGACTTGCAGAAGCGTGCTAGAGTAAACGAATACCTATCATGGCAACATTCTGCCATTCGGATGCATGGATCCAAGATGTTCTGGTTCAAG CTTTTGATTCCAAAAGCTTTAGGAGTTGAGATCACTAAGGAAAAGATGGACAATGCAGTAGATGATCTCAATGCATCACTAAACATTTTTGAGGAGAAGTTTCTGCAAGACAGACCGTTCGTTGTCGGTGATCAGATCTCACTGGCTGATTTGGTTGCTATTGTGGAAATCATGCAG CCTGTAGGTGCTGGTATGGATGTGTTTGAGAACAgacccaaactcaaggcatggaAAGACCGAGTCAGAGCAGAAATTGGGGATGAGCTGTTCGATGAGGCCCACCAGGCAATTCTTTATGCCCAGGAGACTGTGAAAACCATGGACCCCAAAAAGATGGAGCACTTCAAACCTAAAATTTTGAGATATTTCCTCTCATAA
- the LOC113038774 gene encoding D-dopachrome decarboxylase-A-like — MPFINVETNLPASKFPEDLLKRLCTTLAAALGKPEDRMNLVVKTDLPMMIAGSSSPCLLMSLSAIGVTDTAEKNKEHSAKIFQFLKGELGLSDDRILILFYPLEPWQIGKKGTVMSFL; from the exons ATGCCGTTCATAAATGTAGAAACCAATTTACCTGCAAGCAAGTTTCCAGAAGACTTGCTGAAAAGACTCTGTACTACACTGGCTGCAGCTTTGGGGAAACCGGAAGAC AGGATGAATCTGGTGGTGAAGACTGACTTGCCGATGATGATCGCGGGGTCCAGCTCCCCGTGTTTGTTGATGTCCTTGTCTGccataggagtgactgatacagcGGAGAAAAATAAGGAGCATAGCGCAAAAATCTTCCAGTTTCTGAAAGGAGAGCTTGGGCTTAGCGATGACCG TATTTTGATATTGTTCTACCCTCTGGAGCCATGGCAGATTGGAAAGAAAGGAACAGTGATGAGCTTCTTATAA
- the LOC113038773 gene encoding coiled-coil-helix-coiled-coil-helix domain-containing protein 10, mitochondrial-like, whose product MARGSRSRPSPAPASAPAPSYAPAHAPPPPPMAMAPATAQPKQPGLMAQMATTAAGVAVGSAVGHVMGSAITGAFSGGSSSSEAPKPAPTYQEPSRLPPSQSGPCLFEVRQFLDCATTQADLSLCEGFNEALKQCKLSHGATSLV is encoded by the exons TGCTCCTGCCCCATCCTACGCTCCAGCCCACGCACCACCCCCTCCTCCGATGGCAATGGCCCCTGCCACGGCCCAGCCCAAGCAGCCAGGTCTTATGGCCCAGATGGCCACCACAGCTGCTGGAGTGGCAGTCGGCTCGGCCGTAGGGCACGTGATGGGCAGTGCCATCACAGGTGCTTTCAGTGGAGGCAGCAGCAGCTCAGAGGCGCCCAAACCAGCACCCACATATCAG GAGCCCTCACGGCTTCCACCCTCTCAGTCTGGCCCATGTCTCTTTGAGGTGAGGCAGTTTCTGGACTGTGCCACGACTCAGGCTGATCTGAGCTTGTGTGAAGGCTTTAATGAAGCTCTTAAGCAGTGCAAACTCTCACATG GTGCAACATCTCTGGTGTGA